A single genomic interval of Candidatus Zixiibacteriota bacterium harbors:
- a CDS encoding VOC family protein: protein MRFTRIDHVAVHVADLERSVAFYERHFGFKKYFQHSASGGMQIAYLRLGDTVLELAHRKDGAVRGFHFCLETDDFDRAVASLRAAGVGLVREPHETAAREQREAGWRRAVFAGPDGEQIEIRG, encoded by the coding sequence ATGAGGTTCACGCGCATCGATCATGTCGCCGTTCATGTCGCCGATCTGGAGCGCTCCGTCGCTTTCTACGAGCGCCATTTCGGCTTCAAGAAATACTTCCAGCACTCCGCTTCCGGGGGAATGCAGATCGCCTACCTCCGGCTGGGCGACACCGTGCTGGAGCTGGCCCATCGGAAGGACGGGGCGGTGCGAGGGTTCCATTTTTGCCTCGAAACCGACGACTTCGACCGGGCCGTGGCGAGCCTCAGAGCGGCCGGCGTGGGTCTGGTGCGCGAGCCGCACGAGACCGCGGCGCGCGAGCAGCGGGAAGCGGGCTGGCGCAGGGCCGTCTTTGCCGGGCCGGACGGGGAACAGATCGAGATCCGCGGATAG
- the aat gene encoding leucyl/phenylalanyl-tRNA--protein transferase, giving the protein MPIYRLVDELVFPPPEYADSSGLIAVGGDLSSDRLLEAYRVGIFPWYSEDQPILWWSPDPRLILELDSFKISRSLRRVIRKGIFQVTFDRAFEDVIRACATVVREGQRGTWITPEMQEAYTNLHGLGFAHSVETWVNGELVGGLYGVSLGKAFFGESMFHRKSDASKVALAALVEKLKGWGFHFIDAQMTTEHMLRLGAVEIPRRIFLKRLHAALRHPTKRGKWRV; this is encoded by the coding sequence ATGCCCATTTACCGGCTAGTGGACGAACTGGTCTTTCCGCCGCCGGAATACGCGGACTCGAGCGGGCTGATCGCCGTCGGCGGGGACCTTTCCAGCGATCGGCTGCTGGAGGCGTACCGCGTGGGGATTTTTCCCTGGTACTCGGAGGATCAGCCGATTCTCTGGTGGTCGCCGGACCCGCGCCTGATCCTGGAGCTGGACAGCTTCAAGATCTCCCGAAGCCTCCGGAGGGTTATTCGAAAAGGCATCTTTCAGGTGACCTTTGATCGCGCCTTCGAAGACGTCATCCGGGCGTGCGCCACCGTGGTCCGGGAAGGACAGCGGGGAACCTGGATCACGCCTGAGATGCAGGAGGCCTACACGAACCTTCATGGCCTCGGCTTCGCTCATTCCGTGGAAACCTGGGTGAACGGCGAGCTGGTCGGCGGTCTCTACGGGGTTTCCCTTGGCAAGGCGTTTTTCGGCGAATCGATGTTCCACCGCAAAAGCGACGCGTCGAAAGTCGCCCTCGCGGCGCTGGTGGAAAAGCTGAAGGGCTGGGGATTCCATTTCATCGACGCGCAGATGACCACCGAGCACATGCTGCGGCTCGGCGCCGTCGAGATCCCGCGCCGAATTTTCCTGAAGCGTCTGCACGCCGCGCTGCGCCATCCCACCAAGCGCGGGAAGTGGCGCGTCTAG